One Streptomyces sp. NBC_00102 DNA segment encodes these proteins:
- the rocD gene encoding ornithine--oxo-acid transaminase, producing MSITENALASTEAHSAHNYHPLPVVVATADGAWMTDVEGNRYLDLLAGYSALNFGHRNRRLIDVAKAQLDRVTLTSRAFHHDRFAAFCTELAELCGMEMVLPMNTGAEAVETAVKTVRKWGYTVKGVPDGMAKIIVAADNFHGRTTTIVSFSTDPEARADYGPYTPGFEIVPYGDLTAMRDAMTDNTVAVLLEPIQGEAGVLVPPEGYLAGVRELTRERNVLFVADEIQSGLGRTGRTFACEHEGVVPDMYVLGKALGGGVVPVSAVVSSAAVLGVFRPGEHGSTFGGNPLACAVALEVLAMLRTGEYQERAAELGAHLHRELGRLVGGGAVDAVRGRGLWAGVDVAPALGTGREISERLMERGVLVKDTHGSTIRIAPPLVIEREDLDWGLDRLRAVLDEK from the coding sequence GTGTCGATCACGGAGAACGCCCTCGCCTCCACGGAGGCCCACAGCGCGCACAACTACCACCCGCTGCCCGTCGTCGTCGCGACGGCGGACGGGGCTTGGATGACCGACGTGGAGGGGAACCGCTATCTCGATCTGCTGGCCGGGTACTCGGCGCTCAATTTCGGCCACCGCAACCGCCGTCTGATCGACGTGGCGAAGGCGCAGCTGGACCGGGTGACGCTCACCTCACGGGCGTTCCACCACGACCGGTTCGCCGCGTTCTGCACGGAACTCGCCGAGCTGTGCGGCATGGAGATGGTGCTGCCGATGAACACCGGCGCGGAAGCGGTGGAGACCGCCGTGAAGACCGTGCGGAAGTGGGGTTACACCGTCAAGGGCGTCCCGGACGGCATGGCCAAGATCATCGTGGCGGCGGACAACTTCCACGGCCGGACCACCACGATCGTCAGCTTCTCCACCGACCCGGAGGCGCGGGCGGACTACGGGCCCTACACCCCCGGCTTCGAGATCGTGCCGTACGGCGACCTCACCGCGATGCGCGACGCGATGACGGACAACACCGTGGCGGTGCTGCTGGAGCCGATCCAGGGCGAGGCCGGGGTGCTGGTGCCTCCGGAGGGCTATCTCGCCGGGGTCCGTGAGCTGACCCGCGAGCGGAACGTGCTCTTCGTCGCGGACGAGATCCAGTCGGGCCTCGGCCGCACCGGGCGGACCTTCGCCTGCGAACACGAGGGCGTGGTGCCGGACATGTACGTCCTGGGCAAGGCGCTCGGCGGCGGGGTGGTGCCGGTGTCGGCGGTGGTGTCCTCGGCGGCGGTGCTGGGGGTGTTCCGGCCGGGCGAGCACGGTTCGACCTTCGGCGGCAACCCGCTGGCGTGCGCGGTGGCGCTGGAGGTGCTCGCGATGCTGCGCACCGGCGAGTACCAGGAGCGGGCGGCGGAGCTGGGCGCCCATCTCCACCGCGAGCTGGGCCGGCTGGTGGGCGGCGGCGCGGTGGACGCGGTGCGCGGCCGGGGGCTGTGGGCGGGGGTGGACGTCGCCCCGGCGCTGGGCACCGGCCGGGAGATCTCGGAGCGGCTGATGGAGCGGGGCGTGCTGGTGAAGGACACCCACGGCTCCACGATCCGGATCGCGCCCCCGCTGGTCATCGAGCGGGAGGACCTGGACTGGGGGCTCGACCGGCTGCGCGCGGTGCTGGACGAGAAGTAG